A single window of Fischerella sp. PCC 9605 DNA harbors:
- a CDS encoding DUF3153 domain-containing protein, whose amino-acid sequence MHFSTFVRSLVRFRYICLVLVASLLLSGCVDYDVGVRFDNSNRGELVQHIKLGERLTSFSGDPVYEWLNSIERRARQEEGKVRRPSKEEIIVTIPFTNAKELQTKFNGFFHPNTNQKAESVVRESASELPKVESNLLLDQNNFLLLVRNHLIYDLDLRSLALISSNGNVLANAGSILDLEFSLKTPWGARSIQRTENAPQPQKNKNQLVWKLNPGELNHIEAIFWLPSPLGIGTLLIILFVWAGIYLRYNFMPDPRIQFAAKTATTEGQ is encoded by the coding sequence ATGCATTTTTCTACTTTTGTAAGGAGTTTGGTGCGGTTCAGATACATTTGCCTTGTGCTTGTGGCATCTCTATTGCTGTCTGGTTGTGTAGATTATGACGTGGGGGTGCGTTTTGATAATTCCAATCGTGGTGAGTTGGTGCAGCATATTAAGTTGGGAGAACGCCTTACCAGTTTTAGTGGCGATCCAGTATATGAATGGTTAAACAGCATAGAGCGTCGCGCTCGTCAAGAAGAAGGCAAAGTCCGGCGACCTTCTAAGGAAGAAATTATTGTGACCATTCCTTTCACTAATGCTAAAGAATTACAAACAAAATTCAATGGATTTTTTCACCCTAATACTAATCAAAAAGCCGAATCTGTGGTTAGGGAATCTGCCTCAGAACTGCCTAAGGTAGAGTCAAATTTACTTTTGGATCAAAATAATTTCTTGCTGTTAGTGCGGAATCACTTAATATATGATTTGGATTTGCGATCGCTCGCCTTGATTTCTAGCAACGGTAATGTTTTGGCTAATGCTGGTTCAATCCTCGATTTGGAATTTAGTTTAAAGACTCCTTGGGGTGCAAGAAGTATTCAAAGAACTGAGAATGCTCCTCAACCACAAAAAAATAAAAATCAACTGGTGTGGAAGCTCAATCCTGGTGAACTCAATCACATAGAAGCTATCTTTTGGCTTCCCAGTCCTTTAGGTATTGGTACTTTGTTAATTATTCTGTTTGTCTGGGCAGGAATTTACCTGCGATACAACTTTATGCCAGACCCCAGAATTCAATTTGCTGCTAAAACAGCAACAACTGAAGGTCAATAA
- the pdxH gene encoding pyridoxamine 5'-phosphate oxidase produces MDKTVADLRKDYTLQGLSETDVDPNPFIQFQKWFDQALASQLLEPNAMTLATTTPDGKPSARMVLLKDFDDRGFVFFTNYNSHKGQELAENPQAALVFWWAELERQVRICGHVEKTSQNESDEYFRSRPFNSRLGAWVSNQSEAIASREVLEQRLQELQAKYANQDVPRPPYWGGLRVIPTQIEFWQGRSSRLHDRLLYTRLEDGTWKIERLSP; encoded by the coding sequence ATGGACAAAACTGTAGCTGACCTTCGCAAAGACTACACTTTACAGGGTTTGAGTGAAACTGATGTTGACCCCAATCCTTTTATACAATTTCAAAAATGGTTCGACCAGGCACTAGCAAGTCAGTTGCTAGAACCAAATGCCATGACTCTAGCTACCACTACCCCAGATGGAAAACCCTCAGCAAGAATGGTATTGCTAAAAGACTTTGATGACCGGGGCTTTGTGTTTTTCACCAATTACAACAGTCACAAAGGGCAGGAGTTAGCCGAAAATCCCCAAGCTGCCTTAGTTTTTTGGTGGGCAGAACTGGAACGGCAAGTCCGTATCTGTGGACATGTGGAAAAAACTTCCCAAAACGAATCAGATGAGTATTTCCGCAGTCGTCCTTTCAACAGTCGCCTTGGTGCGTGGGTATCCAATCAAAGCGAAGCGATCGCCAGCCGCGAAGTCCTTGAGCAAAGGTTGCAAGAACTGCAAGCCAAATATGCAAACCAGGATGTACCTCGACCGCCTTACTGGGGAGGCTTGCGCGTGATCCCCACACAAATAGAGTTTTGGCAAGGACGCTCTAGCCGCCTACACGATCGTTTATTGTATACTCGCTTAGAAGATGGTACTTGGAAAATAGAGCGTTTGTCACCTTAG
- a CDS encoding AI-2E family transporter, protein MRRWTSLQNLVIYGLSGPIIALNVWLLSVIFSYFQHPITILSTAAILSFLLNYPVKFFERAGVSRTQAVVIVLLVTLTLLIILGVTLVPMVIEQTNQLLNKIPDWLTTSQANLEQLEELAKKRRLPLDFSVINQQINANIQILVQHIPSGAVGFAGTVLSGLLNVVLVVVLAFYMLLYGDRVWYSLVNLLPPHIRIPLTASLRLNFQNFFLTQLLLGVFMVVSLTPIFLIMKVPFALVFAIFIGVSELIPFVGATLGIGSVTILLMLQDWWLATQVAITAIVMQQVKDNLLGPKLLGEFIGLNPIWIFVAILMGFEIAGFLGSLVAVPIAGTIKGTFDAMNNTKARQYRSNVTIETNSHSDRAEGKGKRK, encoded by the coding sequence ATGCGGCGTTGGACCTCTCTTCAAAATCTAGTAATCTACGGCTTGAGCGGTCCGATTATCGCGCTCAACGTTTGGCTGCTGTCTGTTATATTTAGTTATTTTCAGCATCCTATTACTATTCTCAGCACTGCTGCAATTCTTTCTTTTTTGCTGAATTACCCAGTTAAGTTCTTTGAACGCGCTGGCGTTTCTCGCACGCAAGCGGTAGTTATTGTATTGCTGGTGACTTTGACCCTGCTGATAATCTTGGGTGTAACGCTAGTACCAATGGTCATAGAGCAAACAAACCAACTATTAAATAAGATTCCTGATTGGTTAACCACTAGTCAAGCGAATTTGGAGCAACTTGAAGAATTAGCGAAAAAGCGACGTTTACCTCTTGATTTCAGTGTTATTAATCAACAAATTAATGCCAACATTCAGATTTTAGTGCAACACATACCTTCTGGTGCCGTGGGATTTGCTGGAACGGTGCTGTCTGGATTACTGAATGTGGTGTTAGTAGTTGTGCTGGCGTTTTATATGTTGTTGTATGGCGATCGCGTTTGGTATAGTCTCGTCAATCTCTTACCGCCTCATATTCGCATACCTTTGACTGCATCCTTGCGGCTGAATTTTCAAAACTTTTTTCTCACTCAACTGTTGTTGGGTGTGTTCATGGTAGTGAGTCTCACTCCTATTTTTTTAATAATGAAAGTACCATTTGCGCTGGTATTTGCCATCTTCATCGGCGTCTCTGAACTCATTCCCTTTGTGGGAGCGACTCTAGGCATTGGTAGCGTCACAATTTTGCTCATGCTGCAAGATTGGTGGTTAGCAACTCAAGTGGCAATTACAGCGATCGTTATGCAGCAAGTTAAAGATAACCTTTTAGGGCCAAAGTTGCTTGGAGAGTTTATCGGACTTAATCCCATTTGGATTTTTGTGGCGATTTTGATGGGATTCGAGATTGCTGGATTTTTGGGATCGCTTGTTGCTGTGCCAATTGCTGGCACTATTAAAGGTACCTTTGATGCGATGAATAACACTAAGGCTCGACAGTATAGATCGAATGTAACTATCGAAACAAATTCACATTCCGATCGAGCAGAGGGCAAGGGAAAAAGGAAATAA